In Nostoc sp. UHCC 0926, a single genomic region encodes these proteins:
- a CDS encoding (2Fe-2S) ferredoxin domain-containing protein, with amino-acid sequence MGNKYLRLSELNLEGQLLGFVGGDPGKYKYLQLAVPSGNVEIKLPKELRRSLSSSLVPGQQVRVCGHSKLDSRTSKIKIKAYRVTPIDACPNQDLPPETKARIMVCQKSGCLKRGGKGFLSELEKTLSDRGLLDKVTIEHTGCQKCCSSAPNCVLEVGKKKYKNIQPEAIASLLESHLTE; translated from the coding sequence ATGGGTAACAAGTATCTGAGATTATCAGAATTGAATCTTGAGGGACAGTTACTAGGTTTTGTTGGTGGTGATCCAGGAAAATATAAATACTTGCAATTGGCAGTCCCATCTGGAAATGTGGAAATTAAACTGCCTAAAGAGTTGCGCCGTTCTCTAAGTTCATCTTTAGTTCCTGGCCAGCAAGTTCGCGTTTGTGGTCATAGTAAGCTAGACTCGCGCACAAGTAAAATAAAAATCAAAGCCTATCGGGTGACACCAATTGATGCGTGTCCAAATCAAGATTTACCACCTGAAACCAAAGCGAGGATTATGGTATGTCAAAAGTCAGGTTGCCTCAAACGTGGTGGTAAAGGGTTTTTATCAGAATTAGAAAAAACTTTGAGCGATCGCGGCTTGTTAGACAAAGTTACCATTGAACATACTGGTTGCCAAAAATGCTGTAGCAGCGCCCCCAACTGTGTTTTAGAAGTTGGTAAAAAGAAATACAAGAATATTCAACCTGAAGCGATCGCATCTTTGCTAGAAAGTCACTTAACAGAGTAA